A stretch of Saccharomyces cerevisiae S288C chromosome IV, complete sequence DNA encodes these proteins:
- the HRQ1 gene encoding ATP-dependent 3'-5' DNA helicase (3'-5' DNA helicase of the conserved RecQ family; involved in Pso2p-mediated interstrand crosslink repair; acts with Rad4p in nucleotide-excision repair; binds telomeres, modulates telomerase activity with Pif1p and inhibits telomere addition to dsDNA breaks; role in telomerase-independent telomere maintenance; lacks ssDNA annealing and strand exchange activities; human RecQL4, a structural and functional homolog, is involved in Rothmund-Thomson, Baller-Gerold and RAPADILINO syndromes), which produces MEEGPIKKKLKSAGQGSGKTDAFRNFEQFFFRLNTLYTFLICRKHVVPTFKTLCGPIETALKRTVTKEDLAMVMALMPRECVFKYIDENQIYTETKIFDFNNGGFQQKENDIFELKDVDDQNQTQKSTQLLIFEFIDGTMQRSWSASDRFSQIKIPTYTTEEMKKMISKREALFKSRLREFILEKEKANLDPFSELTNLAQKYIPRERDYEDPIEAMMKAKQESNEMSIPNYSNNSVITTIPQMIEKLKSTEFYASQIKHCFTIPSRTAKYKGLCFELAPEVYQGMEHENFYSHQADAINSLHQGENVIITTSTSSGKSLIYQLAAIDLLLKDPESTFMYIFPTKALAQDQKRAFKVILSKIPELKNAVVDTYDGDTEPEERAYIRKNARVIFTNPDMIHTSILPNHANWRHFLYHLKLVVVDELHIYKGLFGSHVALVMRRLLRLCHCFYENSGLQFISCSATLKSPVQHMKDMFGINEVTLIHEDGSPTGAKHLVVWNPPILPQHERKRENFIRESAKILVQLILNNVRTIAFCYVRRVCELLMKEVRNIFIETGREDLVTEVMSYRGGYSASDRRKIEREMFHGNLKAVISTNALELGIDIGGLDAVLMCGFPLSMANFHQQSGRAGRRNNDSLTLVVASDSPVDQHYVAHPESLLEVNNFESYQDLVLDFNNILILEGHIQCAAFELPINFERDKQYFTESHLRKICVERLHHNQDGYHASNRFLPWPSKCVSLRGGEEDQFAVVDITNGRNIIIEEIEASRTSFTLYDGGIFIHQGYPYLVKEFNPDERYAKVQRVDVDWVTNQRDFTDVDPQEIELIRSLRNSDVPVYFGKIKTTIIVFGFFKVDKYKRIIDAIETHNPPVIINSKGLWIDMPKYALEICQKKQLNVAGAIHGAQHAIMGMLPRFIVAGVDEIQTECKAPEKEFAERQTKRKRPARLIFYDSKGGKYGSGLCVKAFEHIDDIIESSLRRIEECPCSDGCPDCVAASFCKENSLVLSKPGAQVVLHCILGHSEDSFIDLIKDGPEPNMPEIKVETVIPVSEHVNFSDDFKIIDVRRATKDDTHTNEIIKKEI; this is translated from the coding sequence atggAGGAAGGACCtatcaaaaagaaactgaagTCAGCAGGTCAAGGGAGTGGAAAGACCGATGCCtttagaaattttgaacaattttttttccgccTTAATACTCTTTACACCTTTTTGATTTGCAGAAAGCATGTTGTGCCTACATTTAAAACACTTTGTGGACCTATAGAAACTGCTTTGAAAAGAACTGTGACGAAAGAAGACCTAGCCATGGTTATGGCGCTAATGCCAAGAGAATGTGTTTTCAAGTATATTGATGAGAACCAAATTTATACTGAAACTAAGATTTTTGACTTCAATAATGGCGGCTTTCAGCAGAAGGAAAATGACATATTTGAACTGAAGGACGTTGATGACCAAAATCAGACTCAAAAATCTACTCAGTTACttatatttgaatttataGACGGTACAATGCAACGCTCATGGTCTGCAAGTGATAgattttctcaaataaaGATACCAACATATACTACGgaggaaatgaaaaagatgatttCTAAAAGGGAAGCTCTCTTTAAATCCAGACTACGGGAATTTATCctggaaaaggaaaaggcTAACCTTGACCCATTTTCTGAGTTAACAAATCTAGCGCAGAAATATATTCCAAGGGAGAGAGATTATGAGGATCCTATTGAGGCAATGATGAAGGCGAAGCAAGAAAGTAATGAGATGAGCATTCCCAATTATTCCAATAATTCAGTGATAACAACAATTCCTCAAATGATtgagaaattaaaaagtACTGAATTCTACGCTTCTCAGATAAAGCATTGTTTTACAATACCATCAAGAACAGCGAAGTATAAAGGTCTCTGTTTTGAGCTTGCACCGGAAGTATATCAGGGTATGGAACACGAAAATTTCTACAGCCATCAAGCAGATGCGATAAACAGTCTTCATCAAGGCGAAAACGTCATTATTACAACATCGACCTCTTCAGGTAAATCCCTTATTTACCAACTAGCAGCTATCGATCTTCTTTTAAAGGATCCTGAATCAACgtttatgtatatatttccAACAAAGGCCCTGGCACAAGATCAAAAAAGAGCATTCAAGGTAATACTTTCAAAGATCCCCGAGCTAAAGAATGCCGTGGTTGATACGTATGACGGCGATACGGAGCCAGAGGAAAGAGCTTATATTCGTAAAAATGCTAGAGTTATTTTTACCAATCCTGACATGATACATACCAGCATTTTACCTAATCATGCAAATTGGAGACATTTTTTGTACCATCTAAAGTTAGTGGTGGTCGATGAattgcatatatataaggGTTTATTTGGATCGCACGTGGCATTAGTGATGAGACGTTTACTAAGACTGTGCCACTGTTTTTACGAAAATAGTGGTTTACAATTTATTTCATGTTCTGCAACTTTAAAGTCTCCAGTACAACATATGAAGGACATGTTTGGAATTAATGAGGTTACGCTAATACACGAGGATGGCTCACCTACAGGTGCTAAGCATCTAGTGGTGTGGAATCCTCCAATTTTACCTCAACACGAACGTAAACgagaaaatttcattaGAGAGAGTGCAAAGATATTGGTACAATTGATATTGAACAACGTAAGAACCATAGCATTTTGCTACGTTCGTCGTGTTTGTGAATTGTTGATGAAAGAAGTTcgcaatatttttattgaaactGGGCGTGAGGATCTGGTTACAGAAGTCATGTCTTACAGGGGTGGTTATTCTGCTTCCGACAGACGTAAAATAGAACGTGAGATGTTTCACGGAAATTTAAAGGCTGTCATATCTACCAATGCTCTAGAACTTGGTATTGATATCGGTGGACTAGACGCAGTCTTGATGTGCGGTTTCCCACTATCAATGGCgaattttcatcaacaaaGTGGTAGAGctggaagaagaaataatgatTCTTTAACCCTCGTGGTTGCAAGTGACTCGCCTGTTGATCAACATTATGTTGCTCATCCAGAATCCTTGCTGGAGGTTAATAATTTCGAATCTTATCAAGATTTGGTTCTTGATTTCAATAACATTTTGATACTGGAAGGACACATACAATGCGCTGCTTTCGAACTGCcaataaattttgaacGTGACAAGCAATACTTTACTGAATCTCATCTTCGCAAAATCTGTGTTGAACGCTTACATCACAATCAAGATGGGTACCACGCCAGTAATAGATTTTTACCATGGCCGTCCAAGTGTGTATCTTTGAGAGGCGGAGAAGAAGATCAATTTGCCGTAGTGGATATAACAAATGgaagaaatataataattGAGGAAATAGAAGCATCCAGGACTAGTTTTACTTTATATGATGGCGGTATATTCATTCACCAAGGCTATCCCTACCTTGTGAAGGAGTTTAATCCTGATGAAAGATATGCTAAAGTGCAAAGAGTAGATGTTGACTGGGTAACCAACCAAAGAGACTTTACAGATGTAGATCCACAGGAAATTGAACTTATACGCTCTTTAAGGAATAGTGATGTTCCTGTTTACTTTGGTAAGATCAAGACTACAATTATTGTATTTGGCTTTTTTAAAGTAGACAAGTACAAGAGGATCATCGATGCCATCGAAACCCATAACCCTCCTGTAATAATCAATTCTAAAGGATTATGGATAGATATGCCAAAATATGCCTTAGAAATTTGCCAAAAGAAGCAATTAAATGTAGCAGGAGCTATTCACGGGGCGCAACATGCAATTATGGGTATGTTACCGCGATTTATAGTGGCGGGTGTGGATGAAATACAAACTGAATGCAAAGCTCCGGAAAAGGAATTTGCAGAACGTCAAACTAAACGAAAGCGACCAGCTAGATTAATATTCTATGATTCCAAGGGCGGTAAGTACGGGTCTGGCTTGTGTGTTAAAGCGTTTGAGCatattgatgatattaTAGAGTCTAGTTTAAGAAGAATAGAAGAATGCCCATGCAGCGATGGATGTCCTGACTGTGTAGCGGCTTCTTTTTGTAAGGAAAACAGCCTGGTCCTGTCGAAACCTGGCGCCCAAGTCGTTTTGCATTGTATTCTAGGTCACTCGGAAGATAGTTTTATAGATCTTATCAAAGATGGTCCAGAGCCAAATATGCCAGAGATAAAAGTAGAGACTGTTATTCCTGTGTCAGAGCATGTCAACTTTTCAGATGATTTTAAGATTATTGACGTTAGAAGAGCTACGAAAGACGATACTCATACAAATGaaatcattaaaaaagagataTGA
- the SRP101 gene encoding signal recognition particle receptor subunit alpha (Signal recognition particle (SRP) receptor alpha subunit; contain GTPase domains; involved in SRP-dependent protein targeting; interacts with the beta subunit, Srp102p) yields MFDQLAVFTPQGQVLYQYNCLGKKFSEIQINSFISQLITSPVTRKESVANANTDGFDFNLLTINSEHKNSPSFNALFYLNKQPELYFVVTFAEQTLELNQETQQTLALVLKLWNSLHLSESILKNRQGQNEKNKHNYVDILQGIEDDLKKFEQYFRIKYEESIKQDHINPDNFTKNGSVPQSHNKNTKKKLRDTKGKKQSTGNVGSGRKWGRDGGMLDEMNHEDAAKLDFSSSNSHNSSQVALDSTINKDSFGDRTEGGDFLIKEIDDLLSSHKDEITSGNEAKNSGYVSTAFGFLQKHVLGNKTINESDLKSVLEKLTQQLITKNVAPEAADYLTQQVSHDLVGSKTANWTSVENTARESLTKALTQILTPGVSVDLLREIQSKRSKKDEEGKCDPYVFSIVGVNGVGKSTNLSKLAFWLLQNNFKVLIVACDTFRSGAVEQLRVHVENLAQLMDDSHVRGSKNKRGKTGNDYVELFEAGYGGSDLVTKIAKQAIKYSRDQNFDIVLMDTAGRRHNDPTLMSPLKSFADQAKPDKIIMVGEALVGTDSVQQAKNFNDAFGKGRNLDFFIISKCDTVGEMLGTMVNMVYATGIPILFVGVGQTYTDLRTLSVKWAVNTLMS; encoded by the coding sequence ATGTTCGACCAATTAGCAGTCTTTACCCCTCAAGGTCAAGTACTTTACCAATATAACTGTTTAggaaaaaagttttctgAAATACAAATTAACAGCTTTATATCCCAGCTGATTACTTCCCCAGTAactagaaaagaaagtgtTGCAAACGCAAATACAGACGGATTTGATTTCAATCTTTTAACAATCAACAGCGAACACAAAAATTCTCCTTCATTTAATGCActattttatttgaataAGCAACCAGAATTGTATTTCGTAGTGACTTTTGCCGAGCAGACTTTAGAGCTTAATCAAGAAACTCAACAAACACTTGCACTGGTGTTAAAACTCTGGAACTCATTGCATTTAAGTGAATCCATTCTAAAAAATCGTCAGGGCCAAAACGAAAAGAACAAGCATAACTACGTCGATATTCTTCAGGGAATTGAAGACGACCTGAAGAAATTTGAGCAATATTTTAGGATAAAATATGAAGAGTCAATAAAACAAGACCATATCAATCCAGAtaattttaccaaaaatgGATCAGTACCCCAATCgcataataaaaataccaagaaaaaattgaggGATACAAAAGGTAAGAAGCAATCTACAGGAAATGTTGGTAGTGGGAGAAAGTGGGGCCGTGATGGTGGCATGCTTGATGAAATGAATCATGAAGATGCAGCCAAATTAGATTTCTCATCATCCAACAGCCACAATAGTAGCCAAGTAGCTCTAGACTCCACTATTAATAAAGATTCTTTTGGGGATAGAACAGAAGGAGGCGATTTCttaatcaaagaaattgatgatCTTTTGTCTTCTCATAAAGACGAGATAACTAGTGGGAACGAAGCTAAAAATTCTGGATACGTCAGTACAGCTTTTGGATTCCTTCAAAAACACGTTCTAGGTAACAAAACGATCAATGAAAGTGATTTGAAATCTGTATTAGAGAAGTTAACACAACAATTGATAACCAAAAATGTAGCACCAGAGGCAGCAGACTATTTAACACAGCAAGTCTCACATGATCTTGTAGGCTCAAAAACTGCAAATTGGACCAGTGTTGAGAATACTGCTCGTGAATCTTTAACAAAAGCATTAACTCAAATATTAACGCCTGGTGTATCCGTTGATCTCCTCCGTGAAATTCAGAGcaaaagaagcaaaaaggatgaagaaggtAAATGTGATCCCTATGTGTTCTCTATAGTTGGTGTTAATGGTGTTGGTAAGTCAACAAATCTTTCAAAGCTAGCGTTTTGGTTACTGCAAAATAATTTCAAGGTCTTAATTGTTGCTTGTGATACGTTTAGGTCTGGTGCAGTTGAGCAACTAAGGGTCcatgttgaaaatttggCACAGCTAATGGATGATTCACACGTTCGTGGCTCCAAGAACAAAAGGGGTAAAACTGGTAATGACTACGTTGAACTATTTGAAGCTGGTTATGGTGGATCTGACTTGGTAACCAAAATTGCAAAGCAAGCCATCAAATATTCTCGTGATCAAAACTTCGATATAGTGTTAATGGATACTGCCGGGAGAAGGCATAATGATCCTACTTTAATGTCGCCATTGAAGTCTTTCGCTGACCAAGCCAAGCCAGATAAAATCATTATGGTTGGAGAGGCTTTAGTAGGTACTGATTCTGTCCAGCAagccaaaaattttaatgatGCCTTCGGAAAGGGAAGAAATCTTGACTTCTTTATTATCTCCAAGTGTGACACAGTTGGTGAAATGCTGGGTACTATGGTAAATATGGTTTATGCTACGGGGATTCCTATCTTATTCGTTGGCGTGGGACAAACCTATACCGATTTGAGGACATTAAGCGTAAAATGGGCTGTTAATACATTAATGTCTTAA
- the SSD1 gene encoding mRNA-binding translational repressor SSD1 (Translational repressor; involved in polar growth, wall integrity, autodiploidization; regulated by Cbk1p phosphorylation to affect bud-specific translational control and localization of specific mRNAs; binds 5'UTRs of mRNAs encoding cell wall proteins; recognizes CNYTCNYT motif in RNA; interacts with TOR pathway components; nucleocytoplasmic shuttling appears to be critical to Ssd1p function; W303 lacks a functional SSD1 gene product; pseudonuclease descended from Dis3L2-family nucleases) — MSKNSNVNNNRSQEPNNMFVQTTGGGKNAPKQIHVAHRRSQSELTNLMIEQFTLQKQLEQVQAQQQQLMAQQQQLAQQTGQYLSGNSGSNNHFTPQPPHPHYNSNGNSPGMSAGGSRSRTHSRNNSGYYHNSYDNNNNSNNPGSNSHRKTSSQSSIYGHSRRHSLGLNEAKKAAAEEQAKRISGGEAGVTVKIDSVQADSGSNSTTEQSDFKFPPPPNAHQGHRRATSNLSPPSFKFPPNSHGDNDDEFIATSSTHRRSKTRNNEYSPGINSNWRNQSQQPQQQLSPFRHRGSNSRDYNSFNTLEPPAIFQQGHKHRASNSSVHSFSSQGNNNGGGRKSLFAPYLPQANIPELIQEGRLVAGILRVNKKNRSDAWVSTDGALDADIYICGSKDRNRALEGDLVAVELLVVDDVWESKKEKEEKKRRKDASMQHDLIPLNSSDDYHNDASVTAATSNNFLSSPSSSDSLSKDDLSVRRKRSSTINNDSDSLSSPTKSGVRRRSSLKQRPTQKKNDDVEVEGQSLLLVEEEEINDKYKPLYAGHVVAVLDRIPGQLFSGTLGLLRPSQQANSDNNKPPQSPKIAWFKPTDKKVPLIAIPTELAPKDFVENADKYSEKLFVASIKRWPITSLHPFGILVSELGDIHDPDTEIDSILRDNNFLSNEYLDQKNPQKEKPSFQPLPLTAESLEYRRNFTDTNEYNIFAISELGWVSEFALHVRNNGNGTLELGCHVVDVTSHIEEGSSVDRRARKRSSAVFMPQKLVNLLPQSFNDELSLAPGKESATLSVVYTLDSSTLRIKSTWVGESTISPSNILSLEQLDEKLSTGSPTSYLSTVQEIARSFYARRINDPEATLLPTLSLLESLDDEKVKVDLNILDRTLGFVVINEIKRKVNSTVAEKIYTKLGDLALLRRQMQPIATKMASFRKKIQNFGYNFDTNTADELIKGVLKIKDDDVRVGIEILLFKTMPRARYFIAGKVDPDQYGHYALNLPIYTHFTAPMRRYADHVVHRQLKAVIHDTPYTEDMEALKITSEYCNFKKDCAYQAQEQAIHLLLCKTINDMGNTTGQLLTMATVLQVYESSFDVFIPEFGIEKRVHGDQLPLIKAEFDGTNRVLELHWQPGVDSATFIPADEKNPKSYRNSIKNKFRSTAAEIANIELDKEAESEPLISDPLSKELSDLHLTVPNLRLPSASDNKQNALEKFISTTETRIENDNYIQEIHELQKIPILLRAEVGMALPCLTVRALNPFMKRV; from the coding sequence ATGTCTAAAAATAGCAACGTTAACAACAATAGATCCCAAGAGCCAAATAACATGTTTGTGCAAACCACAGGAGGTGGTAAAAACGCCCCAAAGCAGATTCATGTTGCACACAGACGTTCCCAAAGTGAGTTGACAAATTTGATGATTGAACAATTCACTTTGCAGAAGCAGTTGGAGCAAGTTCAAGCACAGCAGCAACAGTTGATGGCTCAGCAACAGCAATTGGCACAACAGACAGGACAATACCTGTCAGGAAATTCTGGCTCTAACAATCATTTCACGCCTCAACCGCCTCACCCTCATTACAACTCAAACGGTAATTCACCTGGTATGAGTGCAGGTGGCAGCAGAAGTAGAACTCACTCCAGGAACAACTCCGGATATTATCATAATTCATAtgataacaataacaatagcaATAATCCTGGGTCTAACTCACACAGAAAGACGAGTTCACAATCCAGCATATATGGCCATTCCAGAAGACATTCTTTAGGTCTAAATGAAGCGAAAAAGGCTGCTGCGGAAGAACAAGCTAAAAGAATATCTGGGGGTGAAGCAGGCGTAACTGTGAAGATAGATTCTGTTCAAGCTGATAGTGGCTCAAATTCTACTACAGAACAATCTGATTTTAAATTTCCACCACCACCAAATGCTCATCAGGGCCATCGTCGCGCAACTTCAAACCTATCACCTCcctctttcaaatttccTCCAAACTCTCACGGGGATAATGACGATGAATTCATAGCAACCTCTTCAACGCACCGCCGTTCAAAGACAAGAAACAATGAATATTCTCCAGGCATTAATTCCAACTGGAGAAACCAATCACAGCAACCTCAACAGCAGCTTTCTCCATTCCGCCACAGAGGATCTAATTCAAGGGATTACAATTCCTTCAATACCTTAGAACCTCCTGCGATATTTCAGCAGGGACACAAACATCGTGCCTCTAATTCATCAGTTCATAGTTTCAGTTCACAAGGTAATAATAACGGAGGTGGACGTAAGTCCCTATTTGCACCCTACCTTCCCCAAGCCAACATTCCAGAGCTAATCCAAGAAGGGAGACTAGTAGCTGGTATATTAAGagttaataaaaagaatagaTCGGATGCCTGGGTCTCTACAGATGGCGCTCTTGATGCGGATATTTACATTTGCGGCTCCAAAGATCGTAATAGAGCACTTGAAGGTGATTTAGTCGCGGTAGAACTATTAGTTGTGGACGATGTTTGGGAGtccaagaaagaaaaggaagaaaagaagaggagAAAGGATGCCTCTATGCAACACGATCTAATTCCTTTGAACAGTAGTGACGATTACCACAACGATGCATCTGTTACTGCTGCAACAAGCAACAATTTTCTATCTTCTCCCTCCTCGTCTGATTCGCTAAGCAAGGATGATTTATCCGTCAGAAGAAAGAGGTCATCTACTATCAATAATGATAGTGATTCCTTATCATCTCCTACCAAATCAGGAGTAAGGAGAAGAAGTTCATTGAAACAACGTCCAactcaaaagaaaaatgacgATGTTGAAGTTGAAGGTCAGTCATTGTTATtagttgaagaagaagaaatcaacGATAAATATAAGCCACTTTACGCAGGCCATGTCGTTGCTGTTTTGGACCGTATCCCTGGTCAGTTATTTAGCGGTACATTAGGTTTGTTGAGACCATCCCAACAAGCTAATAGCGACAATAACAAACCACCACAAAGCCCAAAAATTGCTTGGTTCAAGCCTACTGATAAGAAGGTGCCATTAATTGCAATTCCTACAGAATTAGCTCCAAAGGACTTTGTTGAAAACGCTGATAAATACTCCGAAAAGTTATTCGTTGCCTCTATTAAACGTTGGCCAATCACATCTTTGCATCcatttggtattttagttTCCGAACTTGGAGATATTCACGATCCTGATACTGAAATTGATTCCATTTTAAGGGATAacaattttctttcgaatgaatatttggatcaaaaaaatccgcaaaaagaaaaaccaaGTTTTCAGCCGCTACCATTAACGGCTGAAAGTCTAGAATATAGGAGGAATTTTACGGACACTAATGAGTACAATATCTTTGCAATTTCCGAGCTTGGATGGGTGTCTGAATTTGCCTTACATGTCAGGAATAACGGAAATGGTACCCTAGAGCTGGGTTGTCATGTTGTTGATGTGACCAGCCATATTGAAGAAGGCTCCTCTGTTGATAGGCGTGCGAGAAAGAGGTCCTCTGCGGTGTTCATGCCACAAAAACTTGTCAATTTATTACCACAATCGTTCAACGACGAACTGTCGTTGGCCCCTGGCAAGGAATCAGCCACGCTGTCGGTTGTTTACACTCTAGACTCATCTACTTTAAGGATTAAATCTACTTGGGTAGGCGAATCTACAATTTCCCCCTCAAACATCTTGTCTTTAGAACAATTAGACGAAAAATTATCTACTGGAAGTCCCACTAGCTACCTCTCTACTGTACAGGAAATTGCTAGATCATTTTATGCTAGAAGAATAAATGATCCAGAAGCTACATTACTTCCCACCCTGTCCTTATTGGAAAGCTTGGATGACGAAAAAGTTAAGGTTGACTTGAACATCCTGGATAGAACTTTAGGCTTTGTTGTAATTAATGAGATTAAAAGAAAGGTCAACTCCACTGTTGCAGAGAAAATTTACACCAAACTTGGTGATCTAGCTCTTTTGAGAAGGCAGATGCAACCCATTGCAACCAAGATGGCGTCAtttagaaagaaaattcaaaattttggttaCAATTTTGATACCAATACGGCGGATGAATTAATCAAAGGGGTGctaaaaattaaagatgACGATGTTAGAGTCGgaattgaaattttacTGTTTAAAACCATGCCAAGAGCTAGATACTTTATTGCTGGCAAAGTAGACCCGGACCAATATGGGCATTATGCCTTGAACCTACCTATCTACACACATTTCACAGCGCCAATGAGAAGATACGCTGATCATGTCGTTCATAGGCAATTAAAGGCCGTTATCCACGATACTCCATACACCGAAGATATGGAAGCTTTGAAGATTACCTCCGAATATTGTAATTTTAAAAAGGACTGTGCTTATCAAGCACAGGAACAAGCAATTCATCTATTGTTGTGTAAAACAATCAACGACATGGGAAATACTACAGGACAATTATTAACAATGGCTACTGTCTTACAAGTTTACGAGTCCTCCTTTGATGTATTTATTCCAGAATTTGGTATTGAAAAGAGAGTTCATGGAGATCAACTACCTTTGATCAAAGCTGAGTTTGATGGTACCAATCGTGTCTTGGAATTGCATTGGCAGCCCGGCGTAGATAGTGCAACTTTTATACCAgcagatgaaaaaaatccaaaatcCTATAGAAATTCCATTAAGAACAAATTCAGATCCACAGCCGCTGAGATTGCGAATATTGAACTAGATAAAGAAGCGGAATCTGAACCATTGATCAGCGATCCATTGAGTAAGGAACTCAGCGATTTGCATCTAACAGTACCAAATTTAAGGCTACCATCTGCAAGCGACAACAAGCAAAATGCtttagaaaaattcatttctACTACTGAAAccagaattgaaaatgataactATATACAAGAAATACATGAATTGCAAAAGATTCCTATTCTATTGAGAGCTGAGGTGGGGATGGCTTTGCCATGTTTAACCGTCCGTGCATTAAATCCATTCATGAAGAGGGTATAA